The following DNA comes from Fibrobacter sp..
TGGGTTGTCGAGGCAGCAAAGGGATGTCTTTACAGAGATGTATATGGGGAAAACAGGTGATACATTATTGCGAAAAAGACTTCCATTCTTTACTGTAGCATATCTGGCGTTCCATCTGGGGTATGTATCTCTGGCAGTGGATTCTCTCAGAGGCAGTGATGATTGCGGCAGGTTTGAGAAGTTGAAAAACAGGTATAAGGAACGGTTACAGGAGATGCTTCTGAACTATTAACCTGGAGAGTGTGTTTATGGGCAGATTGACAGAGCAGATAGAGGAGCTCAGTCCCTGGTTTCACAATCTGCACCTGCCGGATGGGAGCATGACTGCACCGGATCATCCGCTGGGGGATTTTCCATCCTATAAATGGAAGGAGATCTCACCGTTTCTTCCGGATATAAGCGGGTGGAAAGTACTTGACATAGGATGCAATGCCGGGTTTTACAGCTTTGAGCTGGCGAAGATGGGTGCAATTGTGAGGGGAATTGATATAGACCAGCACTATCTTGACCAGGCATCGTGGGCGGCATCCCAGTATGGACTTCAGAACATAATTGAATTTAAAAACATGCAGGTATATGACCTGGCTGGTACGGATGAGAAATATGATCTGGTGTGGTACATGGGTGTTTTTTACCATCTGCGCTATCCGTTTCTCTCCCTTGATATCGTCTCGAGGATAACATCGAAGATGATGGTATTTCAGACACTGACTCTTCCGGGAACAGAGACTTATCTTGAGAGGAAGAATATCGAGCTTTTCGAAAGAGAGGTGATGAATCAGGAGGGGTGGCCGAGGATGGCGTTTATTGAACACAGTCTTGCTGATGATCCGACCAA
Coding sequences within:
- a CDS encoding TIGR04290 family methyltransferase; this translates as MGRLTEQIEELSPWFHNLHLPDGSMTAPDHPLGDFPSYKWKEISPFLPDISGWKVLDIGCNAGFYSFELAKMGAIVRGIDIDQHYLDQASWAASQYGLQNIIEFKNMQVYDLAGTDEKYDLVWYMGVFYHLRYPFLSLDIVSRITSKMMVFQTLTLPGTETYLERKNIELFEREVMNQEGWPRMAFIEHSLADDPTNWWAPNHCAVMAMLRATGFRVIERPSHEVYICEKEETEMDSEDMREKEYLAATGLGRIGSFKKEERK